The following are from one region of the Hydrogenimonas sp. SS33 genome:
- a CDS encoding di-trans,poly-cis-decaprenylcistransferase, whose amino-acid sequence MSNIARHIAIIMDGNGRWAGERGLKRIKGHERGAEVVRTITTYASRHPEIEVLTLYAFSTENWKRPKMEVDFLMRLLKNYLQKETATYIKNETRFETIGDLSRFSPALREQIEKTREATRHGEKLTQVLALNYGSQDEIARAARQLCEKGGAVTVDTLEAQLESARFGPVDILLRTGGEQRLSNFLLWQSAYAELFFTQTLWPDFTPEELESIIDRFKRRHRRFGGI is encoded by the coding sequence ATGAGCAATATTGCACGGCATATCGCCATTATCATGGACGGCAACGGCCGCTGGGCCGGTGAAAGGGGCCTCAAGCGCATCAAGGGGCACGAACGCGGTGCCGAGGTGGTCAGGACCATCACCACCTACGCCTCCCGCCATCCCGAAATCGAAGTGCTGACCCTCTACGCCTTCAGTACCGAAAACTGGAAGCGCCCCAAAATGGAGGTCGACTTCCTGATGCGCCTTCTGAAAAACTATCTTCAGAAGGAGACGGCGACCTACATCAAAAACGAAACCCGGTTCGAAACCATCGGGGATCTGAGCCGTTTCTCCCCCGCCCTGCGGGAGCAGATCGAAAAGACCAGGGAGGCGACGCGCCACGGAGAGAAACTGACCCAGGTCCTCGCCCTGAACTACGGCTCCCAGGACGAGATCGCCCGGGCGGCGCGGCAGCTTTGCGAAAAAGGCGGGGCCGTCACCGTCGACACTCTGGAAGCGCAACTGGAGAGCGCCCGTTTCGGACCGGTGGACATCCTCCTTCGCACCGGCGGGGAGCAGCGGCTCTCCAATTTCCTGCTCTGGCAGTCGGCCTATGCGGAGCTCTTCTTCACCCAGACCCTCTGGCCCGACTTCACCCCTGAGGAGCTGGAGAGCATCATCGACCGTTTCAAGCGGCGCCACCGCCGTTTCGGAGGCATCTGA
- a CDS encoding Na+/H+ antiporter NhaC family protein — protein sequence MPEQVVHHFGLYSLLPPLIAIVLAIISRNVILSLFLGVFSGYLILDGHLAGALWETGRGMAALLGKGWVVKTLVFAVFVGSIIELIRRSGGVDGFVAFIEKRKRLVKSRKEAELLAFFIGLAIFIESSITSLIAGTVSRPLTDRFGTSREKLAYICDATAAPVCTLFPLNAWGALLLGLIGAQIDAGVISGSALSLLAHALLFNFYAYLSIALVLFTILKGIDFPSLTPVESESTLPATRDGDLTALVVPIAVLLLGVVLFLFITGNGNPLKGSGSTSVFGAVLSSVAVTALYLLWRRRMEPREIAKAILDGAKTMVPIAAILLFAFAIGDVTVKLGTGPYLAHFAHAILHPALLPAGIFLLSAVTAFSTGTSWGTFSIMMPIAVTMAAGMGADTAPLLPLSIAAVISGGVFGDHASPISDTTIIAAMAAGCDLIAHVKTQLPWALLAASLSLVLFLIFGYWMV from the coding sequence GTGCCAGAGCAAGTCGTCCACCATTTCGGCCTCTATTCATTACTTCCTCCACTCATCGCCATCGTTTTGGCCATTATATCAAGAAACGTCATTCTCTCCCTCTTTCTCGGCGTCTTTTCGGGCTACCTCATTCTCGACGGGCACCTGGCGGGCGCTCTGTGGGAGACGGGCCGCGGCATGGCGGCGCTTCTTGGGAAGGGGTGGGTTGTCAAAACCCTGGTTTTTGCCGTCTTCGTAGGCTCCATCATCGAGCTGATCCGTCGAAGCGGCGGGGTCGACGGCTTCGTCGCCTTCATCGAAAAGCGCAAACGCCTCGTCAAAAGCAGAAAAGAGGCGGAGCTGCTTGCCTTTTTCATCGGCCTGGCCATCTTCATCGAATCCTCCATCACCTCTCTCATCGCCGGTACCGTCAGCCGCCCTTTGACCGACCGCTTCGGCACCTCCCGCGAAAAACTCGCCTACATCTGCGACGCCACCGCCGCACCGGTCTGTACCCTCTTCCCCCTCAATGCCTGGGGCGCCCTTCTTCTGGGGCTCATCGGCGCCCAGATCGACGCCGGCGTCATCTCCGGCAGCGCCCTTTCGCTGCTGGCACACGCCCTGCTTTTCAACTTCTATGCCTACCTCTCCATCGCCCTCGTCCTCTTCACCATCCTGAAAGGCATCGACTTCCCCTCACTCACCCCTGTCGAGTCCGAAAGCACCCTGCCGGCCACCCGGGACGGAGATCTGACGGCCCTTGTCGTTCCCATCGCCGTCCTGCTGCTTGGCGTCGTCCTCTTTCTCTTTATCACGGGCAACGGCAATCCTCTGAAAGGGAGCGGTTCGACCTCGGTCTTCGGCGCGGTGCTCTCCTCCGTCGCCGTCACGGCCCTCTACCTTCTGTGGCGGAGGCGGATGGAGCCCAGAGAGATCGCCAAAGCGATCCTGGACGGGGCAAAGACGATGGTCCCCATCGCCGCCATTCTGCTCTTCGCCTTCGCCATCGGCGACGTGACGGTGAAACTGGGGACGGGCCCCTACCTGGCACACTTCGCCCACGCCATTTTGCATCCGGCCCTGCTGCCGGCCGGCATCTTCCTCCTCTCCGCCGTCACCGCCTTTTCCACCGGCACCAGCTGGGGGACCTTCTCCATCATGATGCCCATCGCCGTCACGATGGCCGCCGGCATGGGGGCCGACACTGCCCCCCTGCTGCCGCTCTCCATCGCCGCCGTCATCTCGGGTGGCGTCTTCGGCGATCACGCCTCCCCCATCTCCGACACCACCATCATCGCCGCCATGGCCGCGGGATGCGACCTCATCGCCCACGTCAAGACCCAGCTGCCCTGGGCCCTGCTGGCGGCATCTCTTTCGCTGGTACTCTTTCTGATTTTCGGCTATTGGATGGTTTAA
- the truA gene encoding tRNA pseudouridine(38-40) synthase TruA: MRVKGVIAYDGTAFYGFQSQTTTPRTVSGALARAAGRLGIAGPIVGSGRTDRGVHATGQVVHFDLPPHWDDLTKLKTMLNRHLAPHIQFKTLSPVPDGFHARYDARRRIYRYMLKKSAPTPFELPYCLAVPDLDPDALKNALSLFEGEHDFRYFHKKGSDPGSTVRTIYRTRVERFRSYHALYLEADGFLRSQVRMIVSAAILCMRGELTEKQIKEQIDAKARHTTLLAPPQGLYLARVLY, encoded by the coding sequence ATGCGCGTCAAAGGGGTCATCGCCTACGACGGCACCGCTTTTTACGGTTTCCAGAGCCAGACGACCACCCCCAGAACGGTCAGCGGTGCCCTTGCCCGGGCGGCGGGTCGCCTGGGCATTGCCGGGCCCATCGTCGGAAGCGGGCGGACCGACCGGGGGGTCCACGCCACAGGGCAGGTAGTCCACTTCGACCTTCCCCCGCACTGGGACGACCTGACCAAACTCAAGACGATGCTCAACCGCCATCTCGCCCCGCACATCCAATTCAAAACCCTCTCCCCCGTTCCCGACGGCTTCCACGCCCGTTACGACGCCAGACGCCGCATCTACCGCTACATGCTCAAAAAGAGCGCCCCCACCCCCTTCGAGCTTCCCTACTGCCTCGCCGTGCCCGACCTGGACCCGGATGCCTTGAAAAATGCCCTCTCGCTATTCGAAGGGGAACACGATTTCCGCTATTTCCACAAAAAAGGGAGCGACCCCGGCTCGACGGTGCGCACCATCTACAGAACCCGTGTGGAGCGTTTCAGAAGCTATCACGCCCTCTACCTGGAAGCCGACGGTTTTCTGCGCTCCCAGGTGCGGATGATCGTCTCCGCCGCCATCCTCTGCATGCGGGGAGAGCTTACTGAAAAGCAGATCAAAGAGCAGATCGACGCAAAAGCCCGGCACACCACGCTGCTGGCGCCTCCCCAGGGGCTCTACCTGGCGCGGGTGCTCTACTAG
- a CDS encoding L,D-transpeptidase family protein, which produces MRVFDAKGHHAVLAWYEKRGGRWVERGRIERVNIGRNGVGKEKEGDGRTPVGVYPLEDVYGYRDVETKMPFFLAADSLICVDDPRSRYYNRIVDARLVKHDFDSFEKMRRRDGLYRILVTVGYNGEREQGKGSCIFLHVADSAKATAGCVAMPLEALKRIAAWLDPAQKPVLVVEGP; this is translated from the coding sequence GTGCGGGTCTTTGACGCAAAGGGCCACCACGCCGTGCTTGCCTGGTACGAAAAACGGGGAGGCCGGTGGGTCGAAAGAGGGCGAATAGAGAGAGTCAACATCGGTCGAAACGGCGTGGGCAAGGAGAAAGAGGGCGACGGCAGGACGCCTGTGGGCGTCTATCCGCTGGAGGATGTGTACGGCTATCGGGATGTGGAGACGAAGATGCCCTTTTTTCTGGCGGCCGATTCGCTCATCTGCGTTGACGACCCCCGTTCGCGCTACTACAACCGCATTGTCGACGCCCGGCTGGTGAAACACGATTTCGACAGTTTCGAAAAGATGCGGCGGCGAGACGGCCTCTACCGCATTCTCGTGACGGTGGGTTACAACGGCGAGAGGGAGCAGGGAAAGGGGTCGTGCATCTTTTTGCATGTGGCCGACAGCGCCAAAGCGACGGCGGGATGCGTGGCGATGCCGTTGGAGGCACTGAAGAGAATCGCGGCGTGGCTCGACCCTGCGCAAAAGCCCGTGCTGGTGGTGGAGGGGCCGTGA
- the mqnE gene encoding aminofutalosine synthase MqnE, with protein sequence MDVVEKVRNNARIGMEDALKLYDLDLYTLGSLADEKRRAMHGKKTYFNINRHINPTNVCKDVCKFCAYSASRKNPNPYTMPVEQIVEIARHAWENGAKEVHVVSAHNPEAGLDWYLGMFRAIREAVPEIHIKALTAAEINFLSEAYGLCVDEVLDKMVENGVDSMPGGGAEIFDEEVRDYICKGKVSSRGWLDIHRKWHQRGRKSNATMLFGHVENRAHRIDHMLRLRELQDETGGFNCFIPLVYQRQNNYLKVTDFPTGQEILKTMAIARIVLDNIPHLKAYWVTATINLALIAQEYGANDLDGTIERESIQAAAGAQSAHGMPLEEFVHLIKDSGFVPVERDSLYNELKVW encoded by the coding sequence ATGGATGTCGTCGAAAAAGTACGGAACAACGCGCGTATCGGAATGGAAGATGCGCTGAAACTCTATGACCTGGACCTCTATACCCTGGGGAGCCTGGCGGACGAAAAGCGCCGGGCGATGCACGGGAAGAAGACCTATTTCAACATCAACCGCCATATCAACCCCACCAATGTCTGCAAGGATGTCTGCAAATTCTGCGCCTACAGCGCCAGCCGCAAAAACCCCAACCCCTACACGATGCCCGTCGAGCAGATCGTCGAAATCGCCAGGCATGCCTGGGAGAACGGAGCGAAAGAGGTGCATGTCGTCAGCGCCCACAACCCGGAGGCGGGGCTGGATTGGTACCTTGGCATGTTCAGGGCGATCAGGGAGGCGGTGCCGGAGATTCACATCAAGGCGCTGACGGCGGCGGAGATCAACTTTCTGAGCGAAGCCTACGGCCTCTGCGTTGACGAGGTGCTGGACAAAATGGTGGAGAATGGCGTCGACTCCATGCCCGGCGGCGGCGCGGAGATCTTCGATGAAGAGGTGCGCGACTACATCTGCAAAGGGAAAGTGAGCAGCCGGGGATGGCTCGACATTCACCGCAAATGGCACCAAAGGGGGAGAAAGTCCAATGCCACGATGCTCTTCGGGCATGTGGAGAACCGGGCCCACCGCATCGACCATATGCTACGTCTGCGGGAACTGCAGGACGAGACGGGCGGCTTCAACTGCTTCATCCCCCTGGTCTACCAGCGCCAGAACAACTACCTCAAAGTGACCGACTTCCCCACGGGGCAGGAAATTTTGAAGACCATGGCCATCGCCCGGATCGTGCTGGACAACATTCCCCACCTCAAAGCCTACTGGGTCACGGCGACGATCAACCTCGCCCTCATCGCCCAGGAGTACGGGGCCAACGACCTGGACGGTACCATCGAGCGGGAGTCGATCCAGGCAGCGGCGGGGGCGCAGAGCGCCCACGGCATGCCGCTGGAGGAGTTCGTCCATCTCATCAAGGACAGCGGTTTCGTCCCCGTCGAGCGCGACAGCCTCTACAATGAGCTGAAGGTGTGGTGA
- a CDS encoding prepilin peptidase has protein sequence MSLAFTLLFALFVGLAIGSFLNVLIVRIPKGENIAFPPSHCPACGNALKWWHNIPLLSWIALRGRCAYCQSPISTLYPAVELLTGLLFATVALKTGLNADWFVTSLIFALLLALSVIDFEYYAVPDSLNLTALALALLTPLFLFGWDMATGSPHPFDHYQSMLVTRFEDAAVMAASFFALGLLVKLAIKKDALGEADIIIAGTMGAMLGFPLVLVAIYIAALLAIVPALFARNHMVPFVPFLAMGTWVAYIFDEPILHWWSSLYA, from the coding sequence ATGTCCCTTGCCTTCACCCTCCTTTTCGCCCTCTTCGTCGGCCTGGCCATCGGCTCCTTTCTCAATGTTCTGATCGTACGCATCCCCAAAGGGGAGAATATCGCCTTCCCCCCTTCCCACTGCCCCGCCTGCGGCAACGCCCTGAAGTGGTGGCACAACATCCCGCTGCTTTCGTGGATCGCCCTCAGGGGTAGATGCGCCTATTGCCAAAGCCCCATCAGCACCCTCTACCCGGCGGTGGAGCTGCTGACGGGGCTGCTCTTCGCCACGGTCGCCCTGAAGACGGGGCTCAACGCCGACTGGTTCGTCACCTCCCTCATCTTCGCCCTGCTGCTGGCCCTTTCGGTCATCGATTTCGAATATTACGCTGTGCCCGACTCACTCAACCTCACGGCGCTGGCGCTGGCGCTTCTGACACCGCTGTTTCTTTTCGGATGGGATATGGCGACGGGCTCGCCACACCCCTTCGACCATTACCAGAGCATGCTCGTCACCCGTTTCGAAGACGCCGCGGTCATGGCGGCTTCCTTCTTCGCCCTGGGGCTGCTCGTCAAGCTGGCCATCAAAAAAGATGCCCTGGGGGAGGCGGATATCATCATCGCCGGCACCATGGGGGCGATGCTCGGCTTCCCGCTGGTGCTGGTGGCCATCTACATCGCCGCCCTGCTGGCCATCGTCCCCGCGCTTTTCGCCCGGAACCACATGGTGCCTTTCGTCCCCTTCCTCGCCATGGGGACCTGGGTCGCCTACATCTTCGACGAACCGATCCTCCACTGGTGGAGTTCGCTCTATGCCTAA
- a CDS encoding LptF/LptG family permease: MPNTSRYLLRSFGTLFFSIFLPIIAIGSLILFVRIAKLTEVTQMTFSEMVTMYGYFLPTILFYTLPITFFAALTLTMVKLSNDFENIVLFSFGIAPSRLLRIFTPITLLTTLLLLLLSLALVPITKQLIKSFISYKSVHAVLNIEASEFGQKFGPWLVFLQSKEKESGILHHIVLYNASQPNEEQILLAEKGRFINEGGALGLQLEQGVAYRLTKKRIDQIDFKVMKIFDTSTHKPFTYRNITEYWLSATSDRKRLKDLIIFVAVSLFPLLTLTYALGYGILHPRYDRNYSYLAILLVTAVYYGVISAVAKSSAIGSFTFLALFFAVGILFFRGRVQTRF, translated from the coding sequence ATGCCTAACACCTCGCGCTACCTTCTGCGAAGCTTCGGCACCCTCTTCTTCTCCATCTTCCTGCCCATCATCGCCATCGGGTCGCTCATCCTCTTCGTGCGCATCGCCAAACTGACGGAAGTGACCCAGATGACCTTTTCGGAGATGGTGACGATGTACGGCTACTTTCTGCCGACCATTCTCTTCTACACCCTGCCGATCACCTTTTTCGCAGCCCTGACGCTGACGATGGTGAAGCTCTCCAACGATTTCGAGAACATCGTCCTCTTCTCCTTCGGCATCGCGCCGTCGCGCCTTTTGCGCATCTTCACCCCCATCACGCTGCTGACGACCCTGCTGCTTCTGCTTCTCTCCCTGGCGCTGGTGCCCATAACAAAGCAGCTCATCAAATCCTTCATCAGCTACAAGAGCGTCCATGCCGTCCTCAACATCGAAGCGAGCGAGTTCGGCCAGAAGTTCGGCCCCTGGCTCGTCTTTTTACAGAGCAAGGAGAAAGAGAGCGGCATCCTGCACCATATCGTCCTCTACAACGCCAGCCAGCCCAACGAAGAGCAGATTCTCCTGGCGGAAAAGGGGCGCTTCATCAACGAAGGGGGCGCACTGGGGCTCCAGCTCGAACAGGGCGTCGCCTACCGCCTGACCAAGAAGCGGATCGACCAGATCGACTTCAAGGTGATGAAGATTTTCGACACCTCGACCCACAAGCCGTTCACCTACCGCAACATCACCGAATACTGGCTCAGTGCCACGAGCGACAGAAAACGGCTCAAAGACCTCATCATCTTCGTCGCCGTCAGTCTCTTTCCGCTCCTGACACTCACCTACGCCCTGGGCTACGGGATTCTGCACCCCAGATACGACCGCAACTACTCCTACCTCGCCATTTTACTGGTCACGGCCGTCTACTACGGCGTCATCTCCGCCGTGGCGAAGAGTTCGGCCATCGGCTCTTTCACCTTTCTCGCCCTCTTTTTCGCAGTGGGCATCCTCTTCTTCCGCGGCAGGGTCCAGACGAGGTTCTGA
- a CDS encoding HD domain-containing protein, translated as MDLNIAIEALLDKDAPDFEISKLLKQSLLDYRDHLEEIFMQNQGKAFLVHHTRKIDTFLNLIYKVVLRKMFREFQPMRNALPIALVALGSYGREQLCVHSDIDLMIVYKETPGYNLREIIEKMLYIAWDAGLQLGHRVHEISELPEVAESDITIKTAILESRFVIGSNFVWMETERQIARIRRNRPKAYVLSKIEEAQIRHRKFPISMEPNIKECVGGIRDANLAFWIASVRHNVFRLRHLAGSVIDEADYTEYRNALEFIFRVRAALHLSAKKKEDTLRLELVPNVARLMGLEKENPQKAQRALVSRTLQSLDTIRKKTAYWTGLLAKPYLFEAGHVPLLRKERVEAGIYRCQDTLYARRHLKPKTFLTYLKMLLKEASAIPIETDASFEHLMDRTEIPKTKGKQLIASIRQIFYLPYSASVIKAIYKSGQLPGAVPPLKKVMYLPQFDGYHHYPVDFHSWFTLKHLDELEHPILKPLFDKLDRDSKAMLKLAALLHDAGKGRRRDHHEVGADLFKVYARKLGFSQELIREGVLLIRHHTRMTKTIHNEDIYDESTVSRFVAPLGSHKILDMLFILTYCDVSAVGPGVYNAFTDRMLKTLYFAASEMLDNPAIIDETAKRLRKEKSLKKLEVFKTLPRTLQRKILGIESNLFFIKHSAREIVDIALHARGVIDYDMQIGAKETLKIEIYRKVPVNLGYLLGKLSHLELVTMEIFKLFDGVKYFVLEFNDTINAEEVPTVEQIIHDSFDMQKSIKLTKPVIKPSEITIDCEHSKTYAMMQIKTANQRGLMAYVAHYFDKLGIDIATAVITTRKHRVNDLFLIEKDGEFCTKKEKILSELTKDS; from the coding sequence ATGGACCTGAACATCGCCATCGAGGCGCTCCTGGACAAAGATGCGCCCGATTTTGAGATCTCCAAACTGCTGAAGCAGTCGCTCTTAGATTACCGCGACCATCTGGAAGAGATCTTCATGCAGAACCAGGGCAAAGCTTTTCTGGTGCACCATACCCGCAAAATCGACACCTTTTTGAACCTCATCTACAAAGTGGTCCTGCGCAAGATGTTCCGGGAGTTTCAGCCCATGCGTAACGCCCTTCCCATCGCCCTGGTGGCACTGGGAAGCTACGGCAGGGAGCAGCTCTGCGTCCACAGCGACATCGACCTGATGATCGTCTACAAAGAGACCCCCGGTTACAACCTCAGGGAGATCATCGAAAAGATGCTCTACATCGCCTGGGACGCGGGGCTGCAACTGGGCCATCGGGTCCATGAAATCTCCGAACTTCCCGAAGTGGCGGAGAGCGACATCACCATCAAGACCGCCATTCTCGAATCGCGCTTCGTCATCGGCTCCAACTTCGTCTGGATGGAGACCGAGCGCCAGATTGCCCGGATACGCCGCAACCGCCCCAAAGCCTACGTCCTGAGCAAAATCGAAGAGGCGCAGATCCGCCACCGGAAGTTCCCCATCTCCATGGAGCCCAACATCAAGGAGTGTGTCGGCGGCATACGGGACGCCAACCTCGCTTTTTGGATCGCTTCGGTGCGCCACAACGTCTTTCGGCTCCGCCACCTCGCCGGCAGCGTCATCGACGAAGCCGACTACACCGAATACCGCAACGCCCTGGAGTTCATCTTCCGGGTGCGGGCCGCCCTGCACCTGAGCGCGAAGAAGAAAGAGGACACCCTCCGCCTGGAGCTGGTTCCCAACGTGGCGCGCCTGATGGGCCTGGAAAAGGAAAATCCCCAGAAAGCCCAGCGGGCCCTGGTGAGCCGTACCCTTCAGTCGCTGGATACCATCCGCAAAAAGACCGCCTACTGGACGGGCCTGCTGGCCAAACCCTACCTCTTCGAAGCCGGACACGTCCCGTTGCTAAGGAAAGAGCGGGTGGAAGCGGGCATCTACCGCTGCCAGGACACCCTCTACGCCCGGCGCCACCTGAAGCCCAAAACCTTTCTCACCTATCTCAAGATGCTGCTCAAGGAGGCCTCCGCCATCCCCATCGAAACCGACGCCTCCTTCGAGCACCTGATGGACAGGACCGAGATTCCCAAAACCAAAGGGAAACAGCTCATCGCCTCCATCAGACAGATCTTCTACCTCCCCTACAGCGCTTCGGTTATCAAAGCCATCTACAAAAGCGGGCAGCTGCCCGGGGCGGTACCGCCGCTGAAAAAGGTGATGTACCTGCCCCAGTTCGACGGGTACCACCACTATCCCGTCGACTTTCACTCCTGGTTCACCCTCAAACATCTCGACGAACTGGAACATCCCATCCTCAAACCCCTCTTCGACAAGCTCGACAGGGACTCCAAAGCGATGCTCAAACTGGCCGCCCTGCTCCACGACGCCGGCAAAGGGCGCAGGCGCGACCACCACGAAGTGGGGGCGGACCTCTTCAAAGTCTACGCCAGGAAGCTGGGGTTCTCCCAGGAGCTGATCAGAGAGGGGGTCCTCCTCATCCGCCACCACACCCGCATGACGAAGACGATCCACAACGAGGATATCTACGACGAATCGACGGTGAGCAGGTTCGTCGCGCCGCTGGGAAGCCACAAGATCCTCGACATGCTCTTCATCCTCACCTACTGCGACGTCAGCGCCGTGGGGCCCGGCGTCTACAACGCCTTCACCGACCGCATGCTCAAGACCCTCTACTTCGCCGCCTCCGAAATGCTGGACAACCCCGCCATCATCGACGAAACGGCCAAGCGGCTGCGCAAAGAGAAAAGCCTCAAGAAGCTGGAGGTGTTCAAAACCCTTCCCCGTACGCTGCAGCGCAAGATCCTGGGGATCGAATCGAACCTCTTCTTCATCAAACACAGCGCCCGGGAGATCGTCGACATCGCCCTGCACGCCCGCGGGGTCATCGACTACGACATGCAAATCGGTGCCAAAGAGACCCTGAAGATTGAAATCTACCGGAAAGTCCCCGTCAACCTGGGATACCTGCTGGGGAAACTGAGCCACCTGGAGCTGGTGACCATGGAGATCTTCAAACTCTTCGACGGGGTCAAATATTTCGTGCTGGAGTTCAACGACACCATCAACGCCGAAGAGGTGCCGACGGTCGAACAGATCATCCATGACTCCTTCGACATGCAAAAGAGCATCAAGCTCACCAAACCGGTCATCAAACCCTCGGAGATCACCATCGACTGCGAACACTCCAAAACCTACGCGATGATGCAGATAAAAACCGCCAACCAGCGGGGCCTCATGGCCTATGTCGCCCACTACTTCGACAAACTGGGCATTGACATCGCCACTGCCGTCATCACGACCCGGAAACACCGGGTCAACGACCTTTTCCTCATCGAAAAAGATGGGGAGTTCTGCACCAAAAAAGAGAAAATCCTTTCGGAGTTGACGAAAGATTCATAA
- the truC gene encoding tRNA pseudouridine(65) synthase TruC, with amino-acid sequence MSWRIPVCYEDAWLIAVNKPAGLLVHRSRIDKEATRFALQIVREMTGRYVHPVHRLDKPTSGVLLFAFDKEVARKVGEAFISRRVHKRYLAVVRGYTGERGVIDYPLKEVLDKMTDAKAQEGKPPQEAVTRYQTLARAELPIPVSRYPAARYSLVELAPETGRKHQLRRHMKHIFHPIVGDTKYGRTEHNNLFRRHFDCHRLLLHAHTLQLPHPATGEVLKIEAPLPDSFRNVIERVFPSDREGQGF; translated from the coding sequence GTGAGCTGGCGGATTCCCGTCTGCTACGAGGATGCGTGGCTCATCGCCGTCAACAAACCCGCGGGTCTGCTGGTCCACCGCTCCCGGATCGACAAGGAAGCGACCCGGTTCGCCCTGCAGATTGTGCGGGAGATGACGGGGCGTTACGTCCATCCGGTCCACCGTCTGGACAAACCCACCTCCGGCGTGCTGCTCTTCGCCTTCGACAAAGAAGTCGCCAGAAAGGTGGGCGAAGCCTTTATCTCCCGCCGGGTGCACAAACGCTACCTCGCCGTGGTGCGGGGCTACACCGGGGAGAGGGGCGTCATCGACTACCCGCTCAAAGAGGTGCTGGACAAGATGACCGATGCAAAGGCGCAGGAGGGGAAACCGCCCCAGGAGGCGGTCACGCGCTACCAAACCCTGGCAAGGGCGGAGCTCCCCATCCCCGTGAGCCGCTACCCCGCCGCCCGCTACTCACTGGTGGAGCTTGCCCCCGAAACGGGGCGCAAACATCAGCTTCGGCGCCATATGAAACATATCTTCCACCCCATCGTCGGCGATACCAAGTACGGACGCACCGAACACAACAACCTCTTCCGCCGCCACTTCGACTGCCACCGGCTGCTGCTGCATGCCCATACCCTGCAGCTTCCCCATCCAGCCACGGGGGAGGTTTTGAAAATCGAAGCACCGTTGCCCGACTCCTTTCGAAACGTGATCGAAAGGGTTTTTCCAAGCGACAGAGAGGGGCAGGGTTTCTAG
- a CDS encoding phosphoribosyltransferase family protein, which produces MERIGYDYATFVEDLKTLADRMEADFDAIVAVARGGMTMAHMLGEYWDIREVFVINSVGYEGTEKLASPTVFNVPQLAGFRRVLVVDDIADSGETLDAVTKVLQKSFPDTAFATATLFYKPEKSIVEPDYWLKRADAWIDFFWSDDLKRVIGH; this is translated from the coding sequence ATGGAGCGCATCGGCTACGATTACGCCACTTTCGTCGAAGACTTGAAAACCCTGGCGGACAGGATGGAGGCCGATTTCGACGCCATCGTCGCCGTCGCAAGGGGCGGCATGACCATGGCCCATATGTTGGGGGAGTACTGGGATATCCGGGAGGTTTTCGTCATCAACTCCGTCGGGTACGAAGGGACCGAAAAGCTGGCGTCGCCCACCGTCTTCAACGTCCCCCAACTGGCGGGCTTCAGGCGCGTGCTCGTCGTGGACGACATCGCCGACAGCGGCGAAACCCTTGACGCCGTGACGAAGGTGCTGCAAAAAAGTTTCCCCGATACCGCCTTTGCGACGGCGACACTCTTCTACAAACCCGAAAAGTCAATCGTGGAGCCCGATTACTGGCTCAAACGCGCCGATGCCTGGATCGACTTCTTCTGGTCCGATGATTTGAAAAGGGTCATTGGTCATTAG